Proteins encoded by one window of Chondromyces crocatus:
- a CDS encoding DUF3592 domain-containing protein, whose protein sequence is MKTLFLVLLLLPAVLCFGLRHYYMEEERAFERDAERVPGKVKAVHKKTHFDGRDSEDITTVEVTYLTKDAAALTAEAQVGYAVGLSAGKTVEVLYRRAEPTKIQIRAGFFNRSGKVVFLTLFGGFWLIVGLAGVGLALRAANAAKDPAARERLERMREDLRREQAEREHRAP, encoded by the coding sequence GTGAAGACGCTGTTCCTGGTGCTCCTCTTGCTCCCCGCCGTGCTGTGCTTCGGCCTCCGGCATTACTACATGGAGGAAGAGCGCGCGTTCGAGCGGGACGCGGAGCGGGTCCCGGGCAAGGTGAAGGCGGTCCACAAGAAGACGCACTTCGACGGGCGGGATTCGGAAGACATCACCACCGTCGAGGTGACGTACCTGACGAAGGACGCAGCGGCGCTGACCGCCGAAGCCCAGGTGGGCTACGCGGTGGGGCTGTCCGCCGGCAAGACGGTGGAGGTCCTGTACAGGCGCGCCGAGCCGACGAAGATCCAGATCCGGGCGGGGTTCTTCAATCGCTCGGGGAAGGTCGTTTTTCTGACGCTCTTCGGTGGGTTCTGGCTCATCGTGGGGCTCGCGGGCGTGGGGCTCGCCCTGCGTGCGGCGAACGCGGCGAAGGATCCAGCAGCGCGGGAGCGGCTGGAGCGCATGAGAGAAGATCTGCGGAGAGAGCAAGCAGAGCGTGAGCACCGGGCGCCGTGA
- a CDS encoding DUF3540 domain-containing protein: MVIAARKLNPSLVTEETGTVLRSLGAAFSVELGSGVVTATRAVSCLVAPLLGDRVLVAVEASGKAYVLAVLERAEEDGKTTLSVDGDLEIRTASGACSIAAQDGVQIASPGEVKVAANTLNVTALEGKVVTEKLTFMARWMLGELGKLKVIAESVDSVVSRVSQRVERSYRTVTELDQVKAHQMDYTAEEQLRMHAKNTLMTSDNLVKVDGDQIHFG; this comes from the coding sequence ATGGTCATCGCAGCACGTAAACTCAATCCCTCCCTGGTGACCGAAGAGACGGGGACGGTCCTGCGCTCCCTGGGCGCGGCGTTCTCGGTGGAGCTGGGCTCGGGGGTGGTGACCGCGACGCGGGCGGTGAGCTGCCTGGTCGCGCCGCTCCTGGGAGACCGGGTGCTCGTCGCGGTGGAGGCATCCGGCAAGGCCTACGTGCTCGCGGTGCTGGAGCGCGCCGAGGAGGACGGGAAGACGACGCTCTCCGTGGACGGGGACCTGGAGATCCGGACGGCCTCCGGGGCGTGCTCGATCGCGGCCCAGGACGGGGTGCAGATCGCGTCGCCCGGCGAGGTGAAGGTCGCGGCGAACACGCTGAACGTGACCGCACTCGAGGGCAAGGTGGTCACCGAGAAGCTCACGTTCATGGCCCGGTGGATGCTGGGCGAGCTGGGCAAGCTGAAGGTGATCGCAGAGAGCGTGGACTCGGTGGTGAGCCGGGTGTCGCAGCGGGTCGAGCGCTCGTACCGGACGGTGACGGAGCTGGACCAGGTGAAGGCGCACCAGATGGATTACACGGCGGAGGAGCAGCTCCGGATGCACGCGAAGAACACGCTGATGACGTCGGACAACCTGGTGAAGGTCGACGGCGACCAGATCCACTTCGGCTGA
- a CDS encoding DUF4150 domain-containing protein → MFANSQMMGIDMAFPDVCLTPMPAPTPIPYPNIAAGPMGVPASYNILFMGTPAHNMATTVPLTNGDNPGVALGVASGMVMGPSRHLTASFTTLLTGMPATRLTSMSLQNSTNAPGMRLVPSQVKVVVLAP, encoded by the coding sequence ATGTTCGCGAACTCGCAGATGATGGGCATCGATATGGCCTTCCCGGACGTGTGCCTGACGCCGATGCCGGCGCCGACACCCATCCCCTACCCCAACATCGCCGCCGGCCCGATGGGCGTGCCCGCGTCGTACAACATCCTGTTCATGGGCACGCCAGCCCACAACATGGCGACGACGGTGCCGCTGACGAACGGCGACAACCCGGGCGTGGCGCTCGGGGTGGCCTCGGGGATGGTGATGGGTCCGTCGCGGCACCTGACCGCCTCGTTCACGACGCTGCTCACCGGGATGCCCGCCACGCGGCTGACGAGCATGTCACTCCAGAACTCGACGAACGCGCCGGGGATGCGGCTGGTGCCGAGCCAGGTGAAGGTGGTGGTGCTGGCGCCCTGA
- a CDS encoding DEAD/DEAH box helicase has product MKKTRRSERSFYAKWTLPDCRKEKQLDPAPHQAVALRKLDGWYGKLGQNQGGGILVLPTGGGKTFTAVRFLCAGPLSDGYKVLWLAHTHHLLEQAFHSFKHDTLGSIREPRRELSLRVVSGTPGHYPPRDILPKDDVVIATLQTITNAFREQLSALVQFIKAAGKKLFIVFDEAHHAPAPSYRNLLEGLRAKGAPVLGLTATPVYSDERKQGWLKKLFPDGILAQTRASELIASGVLARPKSFSLTTRYTPSFEGADYEKWLGTYRDIPEYVVDALANSAERNGFIAKTYADERKKWGKTIIFTDRWYQCEAIAEALKRYKVKAGSVYSHVDASPATVALRKERDSDTNARVLESFRKNEIQVLINVRMLTEGTDVPDVQTVFLTRQTTSRILLTQMVGRALRGPKFKGTEEANIVSFEDDWREQVQWAEFELEDGSADDKVRSTTHRPPLQLISIDLVKQLARQMADGANVTPVPFQALMPVGWYKVTFDARVDGSDDIEPQELLVMVFEDEIDGFKALIKSLTRSVPEPFGEESVTLEDHRESVESWRAKFLSGARRNPVDLQADLLLVARHIAQQQRTAPPFFPFEMRAEHDVDKLAIDFIESDLGPRAIDEKLRAEYARSDRFWRTLFHRYEQLRHFYDGCQVRILEATNREADPETYRPPTPDRGRQPSVSEPDEHVKKEVLKRDNRACLACGSNRTLQVDHIIPVYHAGSHEPDNLQTLCKRCNGLKGTRTIRFTSASTQLTHALTELPLGTVPNVEDAANPDQWGRFFRQTFNFFYQCGAVGDVTISSRGAGYYDWAVTLRSGNNPAWLAPHLEELVDLIQSVREKGRKPPIRSLRIRAPGQRDLVYPN; this is encoded by the coding sequence GTGAAAAAGACCCGACGGTCCGAGAGGTCGTTCTACGCAAAATGGACGCTTCCGGATTGTCGGAAAGAGAAACAGCTCGACCCTGCACCGCATCAGGCCGTCGCACTTCGCAAGCTCGACGGCTGGTACGGGAAACTCGGTCAAAATCAGGGGGGCGGAATCCTCGTCTTGCCGACGGGCGGAGGGAAGACGTTCACCGCGGTCCGGTTCCTCTGTGCAGGCCCTCTTTCGGATGGGTACAAGGTGCTCTGGCTGGCGCACACGCACCACCTTCTCGAGCAAGCTTTTCACAGCTTCAAGCACGACACGCTGGGCAGCATCCGGGAGCCACGCCGGGAGCTGAGCCTTCGCGTCGTCTCTGGCACCCCGGGGCACTATCCGCCTCGCGATATTCTGCCCAAAGACGATGTCGTCATTGCGACACTTCAAACCATTACCAATGCATTTCGAGAGCAGCTCTCCGCGTTGGTCCAGTTCATCAAGGCCGCGGGAAAGAAGCTGTTCATCGTTTTTGACGAAGCGCACCACGCCCCCGCGCCGAGCTACAGGAACCTCCTCGAAGGTCTGCGTGCGAAAGGCGCTCCCGTGCTCGGTCTGACGGCGACGCCGGTCTACTCGGACGAGCGTAAGCAAGGGTGGCTGAAGAAGCTTTTCCCGGACGGCATCCTCGCTCAGACCCGGGCCTCTGAGCTCATCGCCTCCGGCGTGCTGGCGCGACCAAAGTCATTTTCGTTGACGACTCGCTACACTCCTTCCTTCGAAGGAGCTGACTACGAGAAGTGGCTGGGTACATACAGGGACATTCCCGAGTATGTCGTCGATGCCCTCGCGAACAGCGCCGAGCGAAACGGCTTCATTGCGAAGACATACGCGGATGAACGCAAAAAATGGGGAAAGACCATCATCTTCACGGACAGGTGGTACCAATGTGAGGCGATTGCAGAGGCGCTGAAGCGCTACAAGGTGAAGGCGGGCAGCGTCTACTCTCACGTCGATGCCTCCCCAGCCACGGTCGCGTTGCGGAAAGAGCGTGATAGCGACACGAACGCACGTGTGCTGGAGAGCTTTCGAAAGAACGAGATTCAGGTCCTCATCAACGTTCGTATGCTCACGGAGGGGACGGATGTCCCCGATGTCCAGACGGTGTTCCTCACACGTCAGACGACCAGCAGAATTTTGCTGACGCAGATGGTCGGCCGCGCGTTGCGTGGCCCGAAGTTCAAAGGGACGGAGGAGGCGAACATCGTCTCCTTCGAGGATGACTGGCGCGAGCAGGTTCAATGGGCCGAGTTCGAACTCGAAGATGGGTCTGCAGACGACAAGGTACGTTCCACGACGCATCGGCCGCCGCTTCAGCTCATATCCATCGATCTCGTCAAGCAGCTCGCTCGTCAGATGGCAGACGGTGCCAACGTCACTCCAGTCCCCTTCCAGGCGCTGATGCCTGTCGGCTGGTACAAGGTGACGTTCGATGCGCGTGTCGATGGTAGCGATGACATCGAGCCACAAGAGTTGCTCGTCATGGTGTTCGAGGACGAGATCGATGGCTTCAAGGCGTTGATCAAGAGCCTGACTCGTAGCGTGCCCGAACCATTCGGAGAGGAGAGTGTGACGCTGGAAGACCATCGAGAGTCGGTGGAGAGCTGGCGCGCGAAGTTTCTTTCAGGCGCTCGCCGGAACCCGGTCGATTTGCAAGCCGATCTTCTCCTCGTTGCACGCCACATCGCGCAACAACAGCGGACGGCGCCTCCCTTCTTCCCGTTCGAGATGCGTGCTGAGCACGACGTGGACAAGCTCGCGATTGACTTCATCGAGAGTGATCTCGGCCCCAGGGCGATCGATGAGAAGCTTCGAGCAGAATATGCGCGAAGTGACCGATTCTGGCGGACGCTGTTTCACCGCTATGAACAGCTCAGGCATTTCTATGACGGCTGCCAGGTACGCATCCTGGAGGCGACCAACCGGGAGGCAGACCCGGAAACCTACCGACCGCCAACGCCCGACCGCGGTCGACAGCCGAGTGTGTCGGAACCCGATGAGCATGTGAAAAAGGAGGTGCTGAAGCGCGACAATCGCGCGTGTCTTGCCTGCGGGTCGAATCGAACCCTGCAGGTGGATCACATCATCCCGGTGTACCACGCTGGGTCGCACGAGCCCGACAACCTCCAGACGCTCTGCAAGCGATGCAATGGGTTGAAGGGAACCCGGACCATTCGGTTCACAAGTGCCTCCACACAGCTCACGCATGCACTGACGGAGCTACCGCTTGGCACGGTGCCGAATGTAGAGGATGCTGCGAATCCCGACCAATGGGGCCGGTTCTTCCGGCAGACATTCAACTTCTTCTATCAATGTGGTGCGGTTGGAGATGTCACGATCTCCAGTCGTGGCGCAGGGTATTATGACTGGGCCGTCACGCTGCGAAGTGGCAACAATCCGGCATGGCTTGCACCTCACCTCGAGGAGCTTGTCGATCTGATCCAGAGCGTTCGCGAGAAGGGACGAAAGCCGCCGATTCGCAGCTTGCGCATCAGAGCTCCTGGCCAGAGGGATCTCGTGTACCCGAACTGA
- a CDS encoding tetratricopeptide repeat protein: MKGLRYAVCALGFVVLLPASAIAQAPAQNTPSTAASGDAGARLKARKLADQGYELYEKGQFAEALTMFRQARKAHHAPTLMLMIARCSERLDRLLEARIAYLAILQERHGPDTPVAFKEAQRDAQSELSALERRIPSLQVTVVGASVETSRVTIDGVPAPLGGQPLRRNPGPVGVVAHLPGRPPVEHTIQLAAGRAERLTLYLDGSGGVQPYGATSGGAGRGSWLPAAIAFGAAGVGLTTGIVMSVFAKQQIDDVRSRCDADGRCLVSDEPRARQAERLAGGATVAFVAGGLAAAAGVVLVVFPPFGGASRAQTQAGVGVAIGPGSVQLGGRF, translated from the coding sequence GTGAAGGGGTTGCGGTACGCCGTGTGCGCGCTGGGGTTCGTGGTGCTCCTGCCAGCATCGGCCATCGCACAGGCTCCGGCGCAGAACACGCCGTCGACGGCGGCCTCCGGAGATGCGGGGGCACGGCTCAAGGCCCGCAAGCTCGCGGATCAGGGGTACGAGCTGTACGAGAAGGGTCAGTTCGCCGAGGCGTTGACGATGTTCCGCCAGGCCAGGAAGGCCCACCACGCGCCGACGCTCATGTTGATGATCGCGCGGTGCAGCGAGCGCCTCGACAGGTTGCTGGAGGCGCGCATCGCCTACCTGGCCATCCTCCAGGAGCGCCACGGGCCGGACACGCCGGTGGCTTTCAAGGAGGCCCAGCGGGATGCGCAGTCGGAGCTTTCGGCCCTCGAACGCCGCATCCCCTCGCTCCAGGTCACGGTCGTCGGCGCCTCCGTGGAGACCAGCCGCGTGACGATCGATGGCGTCCCCGCTCCACTGGGCGGGCAGCCGCTCCGTCGGAATCCCGGGCCGGTCGGGGTGGTCGCCCATCTCCCGGGGCGACCCCCCGTGGAGCACACGATCCAGCTCGCCGCCGGGCGCGCCGAGCGCCTCACGTTGTACCTCGACGGCAGTGGAGGCGTTCAGCCCTATGGAGCGACGTCCGGGGGCGCGGGGCGAGGATCGTGGCTTCCCGCGGCCATCGCCTTCGGAGCCGCAGGCGTCGGGCTCACGACGGGGATCGTGATGAGCGTCTTCGCCAAGCAGCAGATCGATGATGTCCGATCCCGATGCGATGCCGACGGGCGATGCCTCGTGTCCGACGAACCACGCGCGCGGCAAGCAGAGCGCCTCGCTGGCGGTGCGACGGTGGCGTTCGTGGCAGGAGGCCTCGCCGCAGCCGCGGGCGTGGTGCTGGTCGTCTTCCCTCCTTTCGGAGGGGCTTCGCGAGCGCAGACACAGGCCGGGGTGGGCGTCGCGATCGGGCCGGGCTCGGTGCAGCTCGGGGGGCGGTTCTGA
- a CDS encoding SUMF1/EgtB/PvdO family nonheme iron enzyme, giving the protein MLLAPIAWVMGACSTGDLVFDRLDPGPDSEVEDCSNGRDDDGDGLADCEDPDCAESSCHGSAPDGWIGPFALYDGDPSAAPSCAPPFSVPVLHAHAELQRDAAICSICTCSPPTDAHCALNYVNTFAAPGCTSASASMSQSGTACQSVGNTPVQSLRMQSPTVQGTCTGGLPQNARLNPASWTRTVVGCALPGTGGAGCGAGEVCTPPLPPPFTGMCIAHPGKVACDGAAFRARRVVHAGMEDGRWCSGCTCSLSTPAGCSGVLRGYRDATCSGAVELVTSSSSTCVDGQPTHLQWTPNAVTDASCNVGGGDARGCAWATDPITLCCEGEAARCPVDMVEVPHPGGRSYCIDATEVTNAAYAQFLTASPSPSGQSSVCSWNQSYEPASGWPGPPDHPVVSVDWCDAHAYCAWAGKRLCGQISGGSVPFDGTAESSESQWYMACSRGGERVYPYGAVQNASACHGGSFMVPYSVPAGSSPCCEGGYDGLFDMAGNVAEWEDACGGSEDSPSCRVRGSAALGIPGDCGQVTAQPPSFTSNRIGFRCCSGDDTP; this is encoded by the coding sequence GTGCTGCTTGCGCCGATCGCGTGGGTCATGGGCGCATGCAGCACGGGGGACCTCGTCTTCGACCGACTCGACCCCGGCCCGGACAGCGAGGTCGAAGACTGCAGCAACGGGCGCGACGACGATGGGGATGGCCTCGCGGACTGCGAGGATCCGGACTGCGCCGAGTCCTCGTGCCACGGAAGCGCGCCCGACGGCTGGATCGGACCGTTTGCCCTCTACGACGGCGATCCCTCGGCCGCCCCCTCCTGCGCGCCGCCGTTCTCGGTCCCCGTCCTCCACGCGCACGCGGAACTGCAGCGGGACGCTGCCATCTGCTCGATTTGCACGTGCTCACCGCCGACCGATGCCCACTGCGCGCTGAACTACGTGAACACGTTTGCGGCGCCAGGCTGTACCTCGGCTTCCGCCTCGATGTCGCAGTCCGGAACCGCGTGTCAATCGGTCGGCAACACACCCGTCCAGTCCCTCCGGATGCAGTCTCCCACGGTGCAGGGCACCTGTACGGGAGGTCTGCCGCAGAACGCGCGCCTGAATCCGGCGTCGTGGACACGGACGGTGGTCGGCTGCGCCCTGCCGGGCACGGGAGGCGCAGGTTGCGGCGCGGGAGAGGTCTGTACCCCGCCGCTTCCACCGCCCTTCACCGGGATGTGCATCGCCCACCCTGGCAAGGTGGCGTGCGATGGCGCGGCGTTTCGCGCTCGCCGGGTGGTGCATGCCGGGATGGAGGATGGTCGCTGGTGCTCGGGCTGCACGTGCAGCCTCTCCACGCCCGCGGGATGCTCGGGCGTACTCCGGGGCTACCGCGACGCCACCTGCAGCGGCGCTGTGGAGCTGGTCACGTCGAGCAGCTCCACCTGCGTCGACGGGCAGCCGACCCATCTCCAGTGGACGCCGAACGCCGTGACCGACGCGTCATGCAATGTCGGGGGTGGAGATGCCAGGGGCTGCGCCTGGGCCACGGACCCGATCACCCTCTGCTGCGAGGGAGAGGCGGCGCGATGCCCCGTGGACATGGTCGAGGTGCCTCACCCTGGCGGGAGGAGCTACTGCATCGACGCGACCGAGGTCACGAACGCCGCGTATGCACAGTTCCTGACCGCGTCCCCTTCGCCGTCGGGGCAGTCTTCGGTCTGTAGCTGGAACCAGAGCTACGAGCCCGCGAGCGGGTGGCCAGGGCCTCCGGATCATCCGGTGGTCTCCGTCGACTGGTGCGACGCCCACGCCTACTGCGCTTGGGCGGGGAAGCGACTGTGCGGCCAGATCTCGGGTGGAAGCGTTCCCTTCGACGGCACGGCCGAGTCGAGCGAGAGCCAGTGGTACATGGCCTGCTCCCGCGGAGGCGAACGGGTCTATCCCTACGGCGCGGTGCAGAATGCCTCGGCCTGTCACGGAGGCAGTTTCATGGTCCCCTACAGCGTTCCAGCGGGCTCCAGCCCTTGCTGCGAAGGGGGCTACGACGGGCTGTTCGACATGGCCGGGAACGTGGCGGAGTGGGAGGACGCGTGCGGCGGGAGCGAGGATTCGCCGAGCTGCCGTGTACGAGGCAGCGCCGCTCTCGGAATTCCGGGAGATTGCGGTCAGGTCACGGCGCAGCCGCCGAGCTTCACGTCGAACCGGATCGGCTTCCGGTGCTGCTCGGGTGACGACACGCCCTGA
- a CDS encoding M1 family metallopeptidase, which yields MRSRTMGTRWSSSHRGVLVAVLLCGAIPACVPLEPSSDGQTPEPLEPGTSTSTTDDPGSSGAQADESDAYDVEHYALSGAYDWNAGRLDATVEIALTTLEADIEVLVLDSAVSAVTAVRSGDGSPLPFTIDTANRRLAIDIQSLPDRSLGASVVLAIDYQATPGAGLQTVAPRAEDPVAIRALFTTPGPFEAPRWIPCHDRLDDRALLSVELRMDAAERLIAPGDLVLDAPDGSDGRRMSYATQEPISTHHFAFAVSEFEVETGSHGALPLAVWHRPGIPGDYPATIAEIDRQLGVYEGLLSPYPFGQYTVVMLPVSGSFLSAGLSFQPEIATSQPAIETDLRTSASALAYQWFGAATSLAAWEDVWFEVGMMRLLTEEACRAHIDQSGAGTLNGELFYGYSAEPLRDAAHAPWSSYYTMPRNRAAWLLSQVRHLAGETGFWSTLSALLAAHPHDVMGTDALLAAFATPLGSTVSAQVEHALDTAALPTFDVAPSGAGGAVVTLHDPEGLFVAPFTFTWYRELGSIEHLTLVPGVPLTLDRNTPGDLLVIDAEDVHLDIWGIAHDDLSFDSIVYDLSPLALPTTPAQTAVFLDLPGLHQATTIANTALIPEMAPRDFPAFFDALDSEYARPLALGSACDVAAQLADPVEQADWRAVLTPILTGPRHSLSEYIWTPLTSCFGFLDAPTLFEAQWTALEGGLTTPSVSDVDLIHLSNFGLVDLSYVRETWGSVAQSAHSPRARAFAMRNVMLHARRAYHHPVEAGPFRTLIASQLEGSLVEVVSQALQATQRIAGATLVQNQGLVDGLQALLLKPEMASLHRMALCIAFTLLKDDAGATAAFTASLGSAELATRAQAVLADPTQCSLP from the coding sequence ATGCGTTCAAGAACGATGGGTACACGCTGGTCCTCGTCGCATCGAGGCGTGCTCGTCGCGGTGCTCCTCTGTGGGGCCATCCCCGCCTGTGTCCCGCTGGAGCCCTCGTCGGATGGCCAGACTCCAGAGCCTCTCGAACCTGGTACGTCCACGTCGACGACCGACGACCCTGGAAGCAGCGGCGCGCAGGCGGATGAAAGCGACGCTTACGACGTCGAGCACTATGCGCTGAGCGGCGCGTACGACTGGAATGCCGGTCGCCTCGACGCGACGGTGGAGATTGCGCTCACGACCCTCGAAGCAGACATCGAGGTTCTCGTCCTCGACAGCGCCGTCAGCGCGGTGACTGCCGTTCGTTCGGGGGACGGGTCACCGCTCCCCTTCACCATCGACACGGCGAACCGGCGCCTGGCGATCGACATCCAGAGCCTCCCTGATCGGAGCCTCGGGGCGTCGGTGGTCCTCGCCATCGATTACCAGGCCACGCCAGGCGCGGGCCTCCAGACCGTCGCGCCACGCGCCGAGGATCCCGTCGCCATCCGGGCGCTCTTCACGACCCCCGGGCCGTTCGAGGCACCTCGCTGGATTCCCTGCCACGACCGCCTCGACGATCGTGCGCTGCTGTCGGTCGAGCTACGCATGGACGCGGCCGAGCGCCTCATCGCCCCCGGGGATCTCGTGCTCGACGCGCCCGATGGAAGCGACGGGCGGCGCATGAGCTATGCGACCCAGGAGCCCATCTCCACCCACCACTTCGCGTTCGCCGTGAGCGAGTTCGAGGTCGAGACAGGATCGCACGGCGCGCTGCCCCTCGCCGTCTGGCATCGGCCCGGGATCCCCGGGGACTATCCCGCGACGATCGCCGAGATCGATCGACAGCTCGGGGTGTACGAGGGCCTGCTCTCACCGTACCCCTTCGGGCAATACACCGTGGTCATGCTGCCCGTGAGCGGAAGCTTCCTCAGCGCTGGTCTCTCGTTCCAGCCGGAGATTGCGACGTCTCAGCCCGCGATCGAGACCGATCTGCGAACCTCGGCGAGCGCGCTCGCGTACCAGTGGTTCGGCGCTGCCACCTCGCTCGCCGCGTGGGAGGACGTCTGGTTCGAGGTGGGGATGATGCGGCTGCTGACCGAAGAGGCCTGCCGCGCCCACATCGACCAGAGCGGCGCCGGTACGCTGAACGGGGAGCTGTTCTACGGATACAGCGCCGAGCCGCTCCGCGACGCCGCGCACGCGCCATGGTCCAGCTACTACACGATGCCCCGCAATCGCGCAGCCTGGCTCCTCTCGCAGGTCCGCCATCTCGCGGGGGAGACCGGATTCTGGAGCACGCTGTCTGCTCTCCTTGCAGCGCATCCGCACGACGTCATGGGAACCGACGCTCTCCTCGCGGCCTTCGCCACCCCACTCGGCTCCACGGTGAGCGCGCAGGTGGAGCACGCGCTCGACACCGCCGCGCTGCCCACCTTCGACGTGGCGCCGAGCGGCGCCGGGGGCGCGGTGGTGACACTGCACGATCCCGAGGGTCTCTTCGTGGCCCCCTTCACGTTCACCTGGTACAGAGAGCTGGGCTCGATCGAGCACCTCACGCTCGTCCCCGGGGTGCCACTCACGCTCGACAGAAATACGCCGGGGGATCTGCTGGTGATCGATGCCGAGGATGTACACCTCGACATCTGGGGCATCGCTCACGATGATCTCAGCTTCGACTCCATCGTCTACGATCTGTCGCCCCTCGCTCTCCCCACCACGCCTGCACAGACGGCCGTCTTCCTGGACCTGCCAGGCCTTCACCAGGCCACCACGATCGCGAACACCGCGCTGATTCCGGAGATGGCACCACGCGACTTCCCTGCATTCTTCGACGCGCTCGACTCCGAGTATGCAAGGCCGCTCGCCCTCGGATCCGCCTGCGATGTCGCCGCACAGCTCGCCGATCCCGTGGAACAGGCAGACTGGCGCGCAGTGCTCACCCCCATCCTCACGGGGCCCCGCCATTCGCTCTCGGAATACATATGGACTCCACTCACGAGCTGCTTTGGTTTCCTCGACGCGCCCACCCTCTTCGAGGCGCAGTGGACCGCGCTGGAAGGTGGACTCACGACACCGAGCGTGTCCGATGTCGACCTCATCCACCTGAGCAATTTCGGGCTGGTCGACCTCTCCTATGTGCGTGAGACCTGGGGGAGCGTCGCCCAGTCGGCGCACTCGCCGCGAGCGCGAGCGTTCGCCATGCGCAATGTCATGCTCCATGCACGGCGCGCCTATCATCATCCCGTGGAAGCAGGTCCTTTCCGGACGCTGATCGCGTCACAGCTCGAGGGCTCGCTGGTCGAGGTGGTCTCTCAGGCGCTGCAGGCCACGCAACGCATTGCCGGGGCGACGCTCGTCCAGAATCAGGGGCTCGTGGACGGGCTGCAGGCGCTGCTCCTGAAGCCCGAGATGGCTTCGCTCCACCGCATGGCCCTGTGCATCGCCTTCACGCTGCTGAAGGATGATGCGGGGGCGACCGCCGCATTCACTGCGAGCCTTGGCAGCGCCGAGCTGGCCACGCGCGCGCAAGCCGTGCTTGCGGATCCCACGCAGTGCAGCCTGCCCTGA
- a CDS encoding Kelch repeat-containing protein: MASSSAGPLFAQRIVVARRPARHHRAWPTTEGTHRPGSHPEGDLTMRFSTLISHLVPAAVALSVSLPAAAQSWTSSTLSIGRLDHGTAALPNGDVLVVGGYMDMTTESAEVVERYSTSTGAWSVDGTTQGDYHFMEVSVFSLPDGRLLAASMEEVMETYDPGAGVWTAHPAAFFFLSSSAVTQLANGDPFFVGGGMEFNDWGTTARFDVATDTLQTLTSLNTPRRGHTATLLADGRVLVTGGYYDDAGYLDSCEIYDPVANTWTFVAPMPGARFNHGAARLPDGRVLVTGGRFSGDTSTSLYDPSTDSWTAGPSMLTARWKHAVVTLSSGRLVVVGGGANVELFDPATETFIPLPSLSTPRGKNATYIPGKGLLVVSNDSSDFYALHQTAEGDPCVITEECASGTCDEGICVDESSGAGAGGPGGPPGGGGGCWLPFFDFSGAPGGAAVLLFAPGLFAWRRRRSEVGRRPQR; the protein is encoded by the coding sequence TTGGCCAGCTCCAGCGCTGGCCCTCTTTTTGCTCAGCGCATCGTGGTGGCGCGCCGACCCGCTCGCCACCACCGCGCCTGGCCGACCACCGAGGGCACCCATCGCCCCGGCAGTCATCCGGAAGGAGATCTCACGATGCGCTTCTCTACGCTGATTTCACACCTCGTCCCCGCCGCCGTCGCCCTCAGCGTCTCGCTGCCGGCAGCGGCCCAGTCCTGGACCTCCAGCACGCTGAGCATCGGCCGCCTGGACCATGGCACAGCTGCACTTCCGAACGGCGATGTGCTGGTGGTGGGTGGCTACATGGACATGACCACCGAGTCGGCAGAGGTCGTGGAGCGCTACAGCACCTCGACAGGGGCCTGGTCCGTCGACGGCACGACGCAGGGAGACTACCACTTCATGGAGGTCAGCGTCTTTTCACTGCCGGATGGACGACTGCTGGCGGCGTCGATGGAGGAGGTCATGGAGACGTACGATCCAGGGGCGGGCGTCTGGACGGCCCATCCCGCGGCCTTTTTCTTCCTCTCCAGCTCGGCGGTCACCCAGCTCGCCAACGGTGATCCCTTCTTCGTGGGGGGTGGGATGGAATTCAACGACTGGGGCACCACGGCGCGCTTCGATGTCGCCACCGACACCTTGCAGACGCTGACGTCGCTCAATACGCCGCGTCGTGGTCACACCGCGACGCTGCTCGCGGATGGGCGCGTGCTCGTGACCGGCGGCTATTACGATGACGCAGGGTACCTGGACAGCTGCGAGATCTATGATCCGGTCGCCAACACCTGGACGTTCGTGGCGCCGATGCCGGGTGCGCGTTTCAATCACGGGGCAGCACGCTTGCCGGATGGTCGGGTGCTGGTCACGGGGGGTCGCTTCTCGGGCGACACCTCGACCTCGCTCTACGATCCATCCACCGACAGCTGGACCGCGGGACCGTCGATGCTCACTGCGCGCTGGAAACATGCGGTTGTCACGCTCTCGAGCGGGCGCCTCGTGGTCGTCGGCGGCGGAGCGAACGTGGAGCTGTTCGACCCTGCCACCGAGACGTTCATCCCGCTCCCCTCGCTGTCGACGCCGCGGGGGAAAAACGCGACGTACATCCCCGGCAAGGGCTTGCTCGTGGTGAGCAACGACAGCTCGGATTTCTATGCGCTCCACCAGACGGCGGAGGGGGATCCTTGCGTCATCACGGAGGAGTGCGCGAGCGGGACGTGTGATGAAGGGATCTGCGTCGACGAGAGCAGCGGCGCCGGCGCTGGCGGTCCCGGTGGTCCCCCCGGCGGAGGGGGCGGCTGCTGGCTGCCCTTCTTCGATTTCAGCGGTGCTCCCGGGGGTGCCGCCGTCTTGCTCTTCGCGCCAGGCCTCTTTGCGTGGCGTCGGAGGCGGTCCGAGGTGGGTCGGCGCCCGCAGCGCTGA